TACCGCTGCTCCAGGACGTGCTGGGACGCTACGACGCCACTCACGCCCGGGAGGTGGCTCTGTACCGTTCGTGGCTGGCAGTCGCTCTCGTCGACGCCAACGAGCCCGAGCGAGCCGCCGAAGAGGCCCGCAGGGTCATCGACACGTCCGGAGACCTGTCCTCGGAGCGCACGGCGGAGCGGGCCCGGACCGTGCTGCACCGTCTGAAGGGGTTCGAGGACGTGCCGGAGGCGCGCGAGGTGCTGGCTGACTACGGGCATCTGCTGCTCGCATGACCTCGCGCATCAATCCCCGCCGCTTTCTGTAGCGAGCGGCACAAGCATCATGAGCGCATGGACTCAGGACTTGCAGCGGTACTCGGCGCTGGGATCACCGGCGGCGTTGCGTCGCTGGGTGCGTTTCTCACCTACCGGCAGACGAAGGTTCAGCTCAGGGGCAACGCTAAGTTGGCGCTTCGCGAACCGAGGCGGAAGGTTTACAGCGACTTCCTGACCGGCAGCCGTGAAGCGGTGCAGGCCGTGTTGGATCTCGTGGATGAGGACACTGGAGAGGTCGGCCTCGGGCCGCTCTGCCTCGCCTTGGACGAGCATTTCCCGCGCCTCATGCACCGGCTGGCAGAAGTGGACCTGGAAGGGCCGCAGATTGTGAGCGACGCGGCAAATGAGGCGATCGCCGAACTCAACAAGCTCCACACGACCGCCTTCGTCGGGGACATCTCCGGACTCGTGGACGACGAGGGCCGCCCTGTCCGCATGGCGGCGACTTCATGGACGAAGTCCGCACGGCATTGAAGGAGTTCGTGGTGGCGGCCCGCGCAGCACTTGCGACCGATGCTGACCGGGGGCGGTAGTGAGGCAGCTCGGCAGCATGCCGGCTCACCGTTTACACGCGAGGCAGCCGCGGCTCATTCGGACTGCGGCTGCCTCGCGCTCAGGCGTCCGGTCAGCTCGCTGTGCCAGCCCCTCCCGGATGCGCTGGGCGCGGGTCTGCCTGATCCGAGGCCCGGCCACGGCGGTCGCGGTCGCCCGGTCGCGGGTGAGCCGGCCGAAGTACTCGGCCGGCCTTGATCAACAGCGTGTGCAGGAAATCGTGAGACGACGGCCTCTGAAAACGATCAAGAGGGGCCCCGAAGGACCCCTCCGCCTACCGCCCCGGCCGCTCTGTCCAGACATGCGAAAAGGCCGCTCCGATTACCGGAAACGGCCTCCGACCTGCAGAAAAACAAGTCGGGACGACAGGATTTGAACCTGCGACCCCTTGACCCCCAGTCAAGTGCGCTACCAAGCTGCGCCACGTCCCGTTGCCCGTGCCGGCCGGGAAATCCCCGGCTGACCGCGCACGAGAACAATACCGCATGTCAGAGGGTGGGTGCTGCCACATTCCGCGTCGGCGCGGGTACGACCGGCAGGAGAGATGAGTACCCGTACTCATGCAGCGCGGTCACCGCGCCGCCACGCTACGCGCATGACTACTCCATCGATTCAGCGGCCGACGACCACGGCCTTCTTCGTGCAGGCCGCGATCTCCTTCGGGCTGTCGCTGGCGGCGCTGGTGATCGGCATCATCAAACTGCCGGTGGGGCCCTGGGAGCGCGGGTTCCTCGCCATCGGCCTGGTCTTCGTGGTGTCGTCGGCGTTCACGCTGGCCAAGTGCATCCGCGACCGCCAGGAGGTCGAGGAGGTGACGAACCGGGTGGACAAGGCCCGGATCGACAAGATCCTCATTGAGCAGGACGTCTTCAAGCCGGGGCAGGTCTGACCCCGGCAGCCCGGGCCGCGGACCACCGGGTCCGCGGCCCGGCGCTTGACCTCAATCGCGCTTGAGGTTGCAGGCTCTGTCGTATGACGAACCTGACGACGACAGCGGCGCGGGACCGGACGACGGTGCCCGGGGACGGCGTCCCGGCCGGACGCGGGCCCGGCGCCGACGGCGCGCCCTTCACGGAACTGCCGCGCCTGATGGGCCTGATGACGGGCGATGAGAAGCACGGACCGGCCGCCACCTCCACGCTCGACGCCCTCTGGGTCCTCTACGACCGGGTGCTGCGGGTCTCCCCCGCCACCGCCGGGGACCCCGGCCGGGACCGCTTCCTGCTCTCCAAGGGCCATGGCCCGATGGCCTACTACGCCGTGCTGGCCGCCAAGGGCTTCTTCCCCGCCGCGTGGCTGCCGGGCTTCGGCGGGTACGACTCCCCGCTCGGCCACCACCCCGACCGGCTGCTGGTGCCGGGTGTCGAGATCGGCAGCGGTTCGCTCGGCCACGGGCTGCCGCTGGCCGTCGGCACCGCGCTCGGGCTGCGGGCACAGGGCCGTACGGAGCCGGCTGTCTGGGTGCTGATCGGCGATGCCGAGCTGGACGAGGGCAGCAACCACGAGGCACTGGCCTACGCGGGCGCCGCGGGCCTGGAGCGGCTGCACACCCTGGTCATCGACAACTCCTCCGCCACCCATGGATGGCGCGGCGGGATCGCGTCCCGCTTCGAGGCCGCCGGCTGGTCCGTCACCACCGTCGACGGCCGCGACCACCAGGCGCTCCACGACGCCTTCACCGCTCCGCACCCGGGCCGTCCGCATGCGGTGATCGCCCGGGTCGAGCCCAAGGGCGCCTGAGCGGGACCGCCCCGTCTCCCCCATACGGACCAGGACTTCGAGAGGGTTTCAGTGATGGACACCATGCGTGAGCGTTTCGCCTCGGTCACTTCGGGGCTGCTGGAGGAGGATCCGCGGCTGGCCGTCGTCCTCGCCGACATCGGGACGGCCGGCTTCGCCGAGGCGGCGCAGCGCCACCCGGACCGGGTCGTGAACGTCGGCATCCGGGAGCAGTTGCTGATCGGGGTGGGAGGCGGGCTGGCGCTCACCGGGCTCCGCCCGATCCTGCACACCTTCGCCAGTTTCCTGGTGGAGCGCCCCTTCGAGCAGGTGAAGCTGGACTTCGGCCATCAGGGCGTCGGCGGGGTGCTGGTCAGCGCGGGCGCCTCCTACGACTGGCCGAGCGGCGGATTCACCCATATGGCGCCCGGCGACATCGCGCTGCTGGACACGCTGGACGGCTGGACCGTCCATGTTCCCGGGCACCCGGACGAGGCCGGGACACTGCTGCGGCATGCCGCGGCGGCCGGTGACGACAAGGTCTACGTCCGGCTGTCCGTACAGGCCAACGCCGCGCCCCGGACCGTGGACGGAGCCGGCTTCCTGACCCTGCGGGAGGGGCGCGCCGGGGTGGTGATCGCCGTGGGCCCGATGCTGGACAACGTGCTCGCCGCGACCGAGGGGCTGGACGTGACCGTGCTCTACGCGACGACCGTGCGGCCCTTCGACGCCGCCGCCCTGCGCGCCGCGGCCGGGGCCGCGGAGGCCGCGGACGTGGTGATCGTGGAGCCGTATCTGGCGGGGACCTCGACGCGGTCGGCGGGCGAGGCGCTGGAGGACCGGCCGCACCGGCTGCTGGGGCTCGGGGTCGGCCGCCAGGAGCTGCGCCGGTACGGGCAGATCGACGAGCACCTGGCGGCGCACGGCCTCGACCCGCAGGGCCTGCGCGAGCGGATCGCCGGGTTTGTGCGGGGACGGTCCTGACGTCCGGACGCCGCGCTCCCCGCAGAGCGCGGCGGCGGCTCAGACGTGCTTGTCGAGCCAGGCCAGCAGGTCGTCCTGGACCTCGTCGCGATGGGTCTCGTTGAGGATCTCGTGGCGGGCGTCCGGATAGGCCCGCCAGGTCAGTTCGCGGGTACCCAGGTAGCGGAAGTCCTCCAGGAGTTCATGGATCAGGGTCATCCGCTGATGGCAGGGGTCCTGGTCGCCGACGGCGATGTGGACCGGCAGTCCGCGCGGGATGCGGGCCAGGTGTGCCGGGTCGTTGATCTTGCGGATGGCGCGTACCCAGTCGGCGGCGAGGCCGGCGCAGAACGGGAAGCCGCAGTCCTCGTCGGCGACGTAGGCGTCCACCTCGGCGGCGTCGCGGGAGAGCCATTCGTAGCCGGTGCGGTGGGGGAAGGCGTCGTTGAAGAAGCGGAAGGTGCGCGGGATGAAGGAGGAGAGCGCCTGGCGG
This portion of the Streptomyces caniferus genome encodes:
- a CDS encoding transketolase: MTNLTTTAARDRTTVPGDGVPAGRGPGADGAPFTELPRLMGLMTGDEKHGPAATSTLDALWVLYDRVLRVSPATAGDPGRDRFLLSKGHGPMAYYAVLAAKGFFPAAWLPGFGGYDSPLGHHPDRLLVPGVEIGSGSLGHGLPLAVGTALGLRAQGRTEPAVWVLIGDAELDEGSNHEALAYAGAAGLERLHTLVIDNSSATHGWRGGIASRFEAAGWSVTTVDGRDHQALHDAFTAPHPGRPHAVIARVEPKGA
- a CDS encoding YiaA/YiaB family inner membrane protein — protein: MTTPSIQRPTTTAFFVQAAISFGLSLAALVIGIIKLPVGPWERGFLAIGLVFVVSSAFTLAKCIRDRQEVEEVTNRVDKARIDKILIEQDVFKPGQV
- a CDS encoding transketolase family protein; the protein is MDTMRERFASVTSGLLEEDPRLAVVLADIGTAGFAEAAQRHPDRVVNVGIREQLLIGVGGGLALTGLRPILHTFASFLVERPFEQVKLDFGHQGVGGVLVSAGASYDWPSGGFTHMAPGDIALLDTLDGWTVHVPGHPDEAGTLLRHAAAAGDDKVYVRLSVQANAAPRTVDGAGFLTLREGRAGVVIAVGPMLDNVLAATEGLDVTVLYATTVRPFDAAALRAAAGAAEAADVVIVEPYLAGTSTRSAGEALEDRPHRLLGLGVGRQELRRYGQIDEHLAAHGLDPQGLRERIAGFVRGRS